The genomic region GCAGCTACTGCGGACCCCGTTCCGACCCGCCGGCTGCACGCCCCGGAGCAGAGGTGACGCCCGGCCTAGGCAGGGCTGTGCACGAGCCTGTCAGGGGCGGGTCCCtcgcggcgggggaggggggcggggctccgtCTGGGCGCCTCTCAGCGCTTTGCGCACAGCGCCCGAGGGTGCAGCTGCTGCCACGAGCCCACGTTCCTTTTACCGCGTGCCAGAGCGCGGGGGACTCGCGCCCCAGGAACCCCTCCCCGTAACCCTGGCGACGAGGCTGGGTTTCTCCGAGGGACACGCGCCACAGGGTTGAGAGGAGCAAGCCCTTTTAAAATGGGGGAtactcctggccccgcccccacagagAGGCCGTTTCGGTTTTTCCTCCCTTCCGGCTCTCGCCGCAGTGAATGCTGGGAGTTGTCGTTTATTCGCTCTTCCGGCACAGGCCTGGCTCCAGAGCTGGGCGCCGGAGGCCTGCACTCCCGCTCCCACAATGCACAGCGCGCCCACCGAAGGTCGTATGAGGAGGCGTCACTTCCGTAAACACGCTGGGCGACCGGTGAAACGGGAAGCTGCGCAGGTAGGGCCTGGGCGGGCCGCGGGGGCGGGGGTCGTGGTCTGGGCCCCTGAGTGGGCGTGGCGGGGGCTGGCCCCGGAACCCTGCGCCGGGCAGGCGGTGCCGCGGAACAGGCGCAGCCGCTGGGGTCGGTGCCGTGTAGCCACGCAATGCACAACCCGCCCGGCGCCGCCCCGGCGCAGCTCTCGGGGCTGGTGCGGGCTGGGCGGGGGCTGGATCCGTGTttagggggggggggcgctgagcgccattgaaccaaactgtaaacccgtCTGTGATGGAACCACTGCCGGGGAGGGGAGCAGTAGCACCCGTAGTCCCATCACCTATGAACAGGGCGGCcgggtgtctggtttttgactggaacactcggttgaaaagggaccttgGCGGCTCCGGCGAGCACCaccgaccgggccgttaaaagtccggccAGTGGTGCTGTGGAGCTAAAGCGGACTAGTCCCTACTTGTCCTGGCTGCGCGCCTGCACCCCgtaagcagccagcaggtccagctcctggggaagggggagacacAGGGCTCTGCGTCCTGCCCTGAGCACGGGCTCTGCACGTCCATTGGCCAAGAgcctgtgggtgagagcagcGTGTGGAGCTGAGCCGCCTGTCGCACCTGCACCTAAGAGCTGGACCTACTGCTGGCAGTTTCTGGGATGCGCACAGCGTGGTCTGTGGAGCcaagacaggcaggaagcctgccttagcccccgtgctgtgccgctgactgggtGCTGCCGGTCCAACCCgagccccagccttgagcccccccaaacccggagcacccttctgtaccccaaacccctcctcctcagcctgcacccccagatggagcctgcacccccctgcaccctagttctctgccccagcccaaagccccctcccgcaccctgaacccctcatccctgaccctatCCCGGAGGCCTTATCTGCACCCCACGCTCTGCCTCAAACCCATAGTCCCCTCCCATgctccaaatccctcagccccaccccccagctgcgcCCCAGgctagagccccctcctgcatcccaaccccttgccccagcctggagccctgtcctgcacccttaaccctggccccacgccagagcccacacccccagatggagccctcaccccctcccacaccccaatctcctgccccagcctagtgaaagtgagtgagagttgGAGAGAGCGAGCCACAAAGGgaaggggaatgtagtgagcggggggCAGAGCCTtgtagaaggggcagggcagggggcatggccttggggaaggggaaggggtagggtgttcagttttgtgggattcgaaagttggcaaccctacctatgAATCTGACTTGTGGCTTTTGAGTTTGGGGTTGGGTAAATGGCATCACACCAGACATAGCACAAGACGAGCCTCAACCAACATCCATGGGCAGTGTCAGGATGTACAACTCACCCTGTGAACACAATCACACCAGAACagtctgtgccagggtttctcaaacaggggtcgctgcttgtgtagggaaagcccctggtgggccgggctggtgtgtttacctgcctcgtcctcaggtctggccaatcgtggctcacactggccatggttcgccgctccaggccaatgggggctgcaggaagcggtgcaggccaagggacttactggccgctgcttccagcagttcccattggtccagagcagcgatctgcagccagtgggagccgccatcgGCCGGacctgctccgggccaatgggagctgctggaagcggcggccagtaagtcctttggcccgcgctgcttccagcagctcccattggctcggagcagcgatctgcagccagtgggagccgcgatcggctggacctgtggacgggacaggtaaacacactggcccggcctgccaggggctttccctacacaagcggtgacccctgtttgagaaaccctggtctgtGCCCTGCAGAACTGCTGGCCCTGCTCTCATGCCTTTTGAAGCCAATGTTTCTGTGATGGTTGGGCACGTAGTATGAACTCACAGGGACACCCCTATGCAATCAGGCTGTTAAGATTTTTCTTGTGTCCAAAGTTTCTGCTTCATCCCCAAttcctttaatttttattaatCAATTTACAGTAATTATAAATAGTGAAAGAAAACAGCAGGCTTGGGTCAGTGCGTTATGGTGTGTCACCCCTGAGTTTCAACTAGGCTGGTCCCTTCTAAATAAAGGCTGGCCATGAGAAGGAAAGAATGAATAACAGAAACCCCAAGTTTCGCTGTAAAATGTAGGAGGAGTAGAGAAGTTTGAAGTGGCAAAGGGGACTGGCTTTTTCCGCTTCTGTTTTTCTCCATTGACAATAGGGCAGCTGTAGATGGACTATGAAGTAATGCCGTTTGTTATACTAGTTTTTATTTTACTGCTACATTTAATATTAGCTTGCTTTTATATAATGCTCATGCTGCTACTTCTATGCAGAAAGTAGAACTGGAAAGCATCTGGAGTGTGGCACTTGAACAGGCTTATTACTTTGTTCAGTTTTCTTACTCTGCTCCCATGTGCTTTCAGTGTGAGCTTTTTTTAACTGCTGAAGGACTACTTTGAGGAAGTGACAGAATTAACTAATAAAGATTGAAGAGCAGCTGTAGGGCCACTGGCTCCACCTAGTCATTAATTTCCAGGAAATGCCATATAGCAAGCTCATTATTGCTGTTATAAAATACATAGTGAtgtcttttttaaatatttggataCATATAGGTTATTTCTAGAATATTAATGCATTGTACAATACTACAATTTGCTTCAGTCATCTCTGATTATTCTACTTAGACTATAATTCAGTAACAGTGGCTGAAAGGGTGATTTCTAGTAGACGATAGTCATGTAACAGAAAATAAGTGTAGTAGAATAGTTTAGTTACTAGTGGGGCTCCAGCTGACTTGGAAGTTCTAGATTTGTGATCTTGATTTTTCTGCTGCTCTTACAGGCTTTGCCAGCTTATCTTGAAAATCAAGATTTACCTTTTTGGGTAAAGCAATTGCTGCTGATCTGTGACTAGACTCTTACACAATACGCCTGAGCATCACTACAGCTCTTTATAATAAATAACTCATTTGCCCCTTTCAATGGATATTTAACTATTTTATTCCTTCCATAAGATAAGAAATTAGTCTGAGTGCAATAGTTAACCAGCGGAAATGGAAGAAAGGAAAATCAAGAGGAGGAGCCCCAAATCATCCAGTAGTCACCCAACTCAGGTTGCTAATGCCAAGAAAAATTCTGTGCCGGTCAGTAGAAGTACAGCATTTTCAAATCCTGCACCACAAGCAAATTCACAAAGACCAAAGTTAAAAAGGTAAATTCCTAATATTCTACAAATCATTGAGGGTGGGAAAAGGAGAGACAGTTGGGATTATTGGCCTAAaagtacaccgctaccttgatataacgccacccgatataacacgaatttggatataacgtggtaaagcagtgctccgggggtggggtggggtggggcggggctgcgcacgccggtggatcaaaacaagttcaatataataCGGTTTcactataacacggtaagattttttggctcccaaggacagtgttatatcgaggtagaggtgtattagctGGAGGTTAAACAGTGAACTAATGCACGTAGGCAGAGGTGGGTAGAGAATAGGGTTGAGAACAAAATTCTTAAGCAATCTTTGTAGTAATTAACTTTATCAGTGCTGCACTGAGATCTAGTGTGGAGGTGCCAATATCAGCAGAATGGCAGAGCTTGCTGAATCTGCCCCTCAGAAGTACAGTAGATTGCATTTCTCCATtgcatttcaggaaaaatgttttcCCTAGAAATATTATGTTATCCCACATGCAGGGTGTACTACTCTAGACATCTACAGTACCTGCAGCTGATGTGAGAATGGACTATAATTTATCATTGTGTGCAACTCAGTAATGTTTTAAAATACACAACAGGATTATTCCTCATATGGCAAGATATAGGGGAAATATAATCACTTtgatatttttattgttgttaaatttgacctaaacttaTTTTTATATATGAATCATTTCTGTGGATGGCCAAGCTATTAGCCTGACTTGACAAGGGGTGGTCATATGGAAATGTATTGCAGTTTCTAAACTATAGTAGTAGTTGCAGGTTATATTCAGCCAACAAAACTGTATTTACATCAGGATAAGCTACTCATGGAATAGTTGACTAACAAGATTGAATTCACTTGAGTTTTCTCCACACTTGTATGAGCGTGCATTGTATGCAGAGTATTTAAGAATGTGTCTGCTTGGCTAACTTCCATGCAGTTttatggaagaaaaataaaactagTGACAAGTTATAAAATCTTAGCTAATGTGAATGTATACATTAGAAATATCTGTTACTGCTTTAATATCTGTTCAGTGAATGTGGTTGCCTTGTTATTTACTTCCCCACCCAGGGCCCTAATTTGATGCCAAGTAGAGTTCCAGGAGTCTGCTTCCTATCAAAGTATTGGGAAATCAGAAGGGTTTTCTTAATACTTTTAAAAGGAAAACGTGTGGATTATCCTGTGCTTTCTAATGGTAATAAGAAAGCAGATTCTTGGAGTCCTGCTTTGTATTATCAGATTGTCAAGATAGTGGCTTCACAATATGATCACTTTATATTTAGGTAAAATTTGTGATCCGCACTTTGTAATTTGATGGTGCAGTTAAGTATGTACATTCACTACAGTTGTCTTTTTAAGGCTGATTTCTAGGATAGTCCTTCATTGCACTTCTTCAGCAGGAGCAAGGAGAGGAAGGTAGTCTTGTCTGTAAAATTAGATGTCTTTCATTTCCTCAGAGGaataaaagaaaaagccaaacctccaggaggggaaggaaaagggGCACAGGCAGCTCCAATACAGCACTCTTTTCTCACAGATGTATCAGACGTTCAAGAGATGGAGAGGGGACTTCTGAGCCTTCTAAATGATTTCCACTCTGGCAAACTTCAAGCATTCGGTAAATATGTGGGTTTTCTTTACCCAGCTGTTGCTTTTATATAAGATAGCAGTTTTTTGCAAACAGATGGGCTGGTTACATAGAGATTGTCAGTCTGTATTAGACAAGAGGTTAGTCTATACTTGGTCATGATTATTTTATTGGCCATTTGAGATAGCAACCCTTTGAATCATAGGGTTATCTTTGGGTCTATGCTGTGGCAAGAAGGCCCTTTCATAGTGCCTATGTGCTAAGAGAGTGTATTCCAATTATCATGGGACACACATATCAGTTTCTTGGCTTGTAGGTTTAAAATATCaagtttaaaaatactttgcgtATGTTAAATATTAGCGGAAATGTAACCAAGAAATAAAATGCCTTTATGAAATGAAGTAGTAAATTCCAAAGTAGGAAACCAATTCAAACTGTATACCtgctaatatttaattaaaattaaaaagtttaaaattttgTCTTATGCTGGGGAACTGAATTCTGTGTTTGCCAAATTTACATCTTGCCAGAAATAGAGTTTCTATGTAGAACTTCACCTGTAACTGTTGTTTAAAGTATGATGCTATATTACTTGGTCAAGAGGTGATAGGAAAAGGGGTTAGTATTGGGTAGCTTTTAGAATCCTAGCGTAGGTTAGGCCTATTTCCTCTTTTTGGGTGAATTTTTGTACTATAAATTGATTACCGCTGCAAATTCTTGCCTATAGTCAGAATGCTGTTGCTTCATGAACTATTGACTGAGGGTCCATgaagatgatttttacctttagAACCTAGGCATATCATGTGACATCTCCACTCAATTCTGCAATGGAGTTTTTCCAGAACCTATGCCTCATACATGGCATCAAAGTGTTCAGTGCTCTTGTTAGGACCTAAGCCCATGGCTCTCATGAAGTGTGGTCATTAACTTTAATATGAGCAGGATTGGGTCTAATGCAATTGAAGATATGTGCTTTCATACATGCAGCCCATCTTACTCTTCTCTTTGACCTTGAAGTGGAATCATAATATTGTGTACAACAGGTGTAAGTTTCTAGGTCTCTGCATGGGGTTACAGGGCTCTTCTGCTTAATCATTCCTGCTGCCAGGTGCTTCAACCTTGCAGAGAAGTGTGGTGGTACTTTTGTAAAATACATACATTAGTTCAGGGGTATCCAATTAGCTATAATCTGGTTAAATAGGAGGGGGTTGAGCATGTCTGAGAGACAGAGGTTATGAGGTGCTAGAGGAGAAACCCCAGGAACAGCCAAGTTTAGTGAAAAAGTTTAGTCTGATGACACTTTAAGTGAAAAATAAGGCCAGGTCTAGAGATGGGGCAGAGGTGGACTAGATCCAGCATGCAGATCTTCCATTCAGAACAGGGTGAGAACACTGCACCTGTTTAAAAACTTAGTTTCTTGCTATTGAAATGATTGATATCACAAATTCAGCATGACCCAAATACAGGATCAAATGCAAGGACAGCTCTTATTTAAAAGTTACGTAATAAACATGGAAAAATAAAACTGAGTCCTGGGGAAGGTAAATGGATTTATTTCTGATATTTGACCACTTTTTTCCCTCTACTACAAAAATCCATCTACGATATACATGCAGTAGCTTAGACTTTGCTCCTTACCCCATTGTCAGACTCTTACATAACAGCTTTACAATCTGCTTTGTTCAGGAAATGAGTGTTCCATAGAACAGATGGAACATGTGCGGGGGATGCAGGAGAAGCTAGCTCGCTTGAATTTGGAACTCTATGGGGAGTTGGAAGAACTTCCTGAAGATAAAAGAAAAGTTGCCAGTGACTCCAATTTGGATAGGCTGCTATCAGATGTAAGTATAGTCAAGACAGACTGTCTTCCACTGAAGTTGCTTCACAGAACTAGATCTGGTTCAAGAACAGGATCCAGCAGTGGTATTCTTTCTATACAACTTGAAGACCTTAGGGTCTCAGGAATTTAGGTTTAAATGCGTTGAGGAAAAATGTGACTCTAATGACCTAGGATATTTCCCATATTTGCTCAGGATTCTACTTCCTCAGCATTAATTTTGGGGAAATACAAGTGCCTTGTCCATCCCTCTTATTCAGACTAC from Mauremys mutica isolate MM-2020 ecotype Southern chromosome 3, ASM2049712v1, whole genome shotgun sequence harbors:
- the CCDC28A gene encoding coiled-coil domain-containing protein 28A, with protein sequence MEERKIKRRSPKSSSSHPTQVANAKKNSVPVSRSTAFSNPAPQANSQRPKLKRGIKEKAKPPGGEGKGAQAAPIQHSFLTDVSDVQEMERGLLSLLNDFHSGKLQAFGNECSIEQMEHVRGMQEKLARLNLELYGELEELPEDKRKVASDSNLDRLLSDLEELNSSIQKLHLADAQDIPNTSTS